One window of Novosphingobium sp. P6W genomic DNA carries:
- a CDS encoding L,D-transpeptidase family protein, which produces MDARILLASGFVALAAIAGVLVVAASPDKPEPASLAEAKLATPAPVAAATSAPMPKKDEPFVIKRILPITGAIKYGEWHWDDKNVPAGPIVVTVDLDARVLSVFRSGYEIGATAVLLGTEDKPTPLGVFPITQKDKDHVSNIYTGAPMPYMQRLTNDGITLHGSDVALGYASHGCVGMPNDFAAKLFSTTKVGDKVYITRGKQVGMGDSLAGG; this is translated from the coding sequence TTGGACGCGCGCATCCTCCTCGCCTCGGGCTTTGTCGCCCTTGCCGCCATTGCCGGCGTGCTCGTGGTCGCGGCCTCGCCCGATAAGCCGGAACCGGCCTCGCTTGCCGAGGCGAAGCTGGCGACTCCCGCGCCGGTGGCCGCTGCCACGTCCGCCCCGATGCCGAAGAAGGACGAGCCCTTCGTCATCAAGCGCATCCTGCCGATCACCGGCGCGATCAAATACGGCGAATGGCACTGGGACGACAAGAACGTGCCCGCCGGGCCGATCGTCGTCACGGTGGACCTTGATGCGCGGGTGCTGTCGGTGTTCCGTTCCGGCTACGAGATCGGCGCAACCGCCGTCCTGCTCGGAACCGAGGACAAGCCCACTCCGCTGGGCGTCTTCCCGATCACCCAGAAGGACAAGGACCACGTCTCCAACATCTACACCGGGGCGCCGATGCCCTACATGCAGCGCCTGACCAACGACGGGATCACCCTGCACGGCTCCGACGTGGCGCTCGGCTATGCCAGCCACGGCTGCGTAGGCATGCCCAACGACTTCGCCGCCAAGTTGTTCTCGACGACCAAAGTCGGCGACAAGGTCTATATAACCCGCGGCAAGCAGGTCGGCATGGGCGACAGCCTCGCCGGCGGCTAA